From the Aquirufa lenticrescens genome, the window AATTGGATCTGTACCCGCTGTCGATTCGAACTACCTAGCCCCGGATTATTCCTAGAACAGCCTAATTGGATCTCTCACAAGCTTGACGGGTTGATTGAGTATGATCGCGTGCACGCCTATTATGTGTTTTCGGAGGGAGGAAAAGTACAACATTTGTTGCACCAGATTAAGTATATAGGGCAGGAAAGATTAGGCGAATATTTGGGGAGTTGTGTAGGGCGGTCCTTTTCGGTTAAAGAATATGATTTGCTCATCCCAATGCCACTACATCCTTCTCGGCTGAAAGAACGAGGTTATAATCAAGCCGCATGTGTGGCAAAGGGGATCGCGCGCGCATCCGGCATTCCCATTTCTGAAACGCATTTATTAAGAACGAAACAAGTTTCGTCGTTGATCGGGTTGAATCGAGCAGAGCGTTATAAAACTTTAGAGGAGGTATTTGAAGTCATGCGACCAGGCGAACTGGACGGCTTGCGAATTTTGCTAGTGGACGATACGTTGACGACGGGCGCGACATTTTTAGCGGCAGGGGCTAAAATAAAAGCAGCCAGCACGGGGAAATTGTCTTTCCTAGCGCTGGCTGCTTTAAAATGAGTATACTTCTATCGCTTTGTTGGTTTTCCTGGAGCGAACATCGCGCAGCGGAAACCGATGGTAGAAGAAGATTCGTTTTTGTCTAAATAACGACGGGTACCTGGAGATAACCAATAAGGGCCATCAGCCCAAGAGCCGCCTTTGTAGACTTTGGCATTATCGTTAATTAAGGAATTACCTTTATCGTATAATTTTGCTGGATCTTGTGCCTCACTGCGACGGGCTGGATTTAAATCGTTTGCGTCGTCTAGAGTCAAGGGACGATACGTATCCATTGTCCATTCGTTCACGTTTCCAGCCATATTGTATAGACCAAAATCATTCGCAGGATACGAGTAAACCTCGGCTGTAATCATAGCACCGTCATTTGAACGACCCGCTAGACCCGAATAATCTCCACGTCCACGCTTGTAATTCGCTAACATCTGACCACGCGTTCTACCAAAAGGCTGGCGCATCGAAGGCCCATCCCAAGGGTAAATACGTTGATTTTCTTGATTTTCATCCTCTTGCTGCGTACCAATCATCGCTTTCGCCGCATATTCCCATTCTGCTTCGGTAGGCAGACGGTATTCCGGTAAGATCAAACCAGATTCCATGTTAGCAATCGGATTCTTGCGATTTCTTGGTTTTCCTTTCGGGAATGCCACATTTTTATTTACGACTGCTGTTCTCCACGCAGCATAATCATTCGCTTGCTTCCAAGTCACACCTACCACAG encodes:
- a CDS encoding ComF family protein — protein: MINAFLQLLYPKCCFACNQVLIRSENWICTRCRFELPSPGLFLEQPNWISHKLDGLIEYDRVHAYYVFSEGGKVQHLLHQIKYIGQERLGEYLGSCVGRSFSVKEYDLLIPMPLHPSRLKERGYNQAACVAKGIARASGIPISETHLLRTKQVSSLIGLNRAERYKTLEEVFEVMRPGELDGLRILLVDDTLTTGATFLAAGAKIKAASTGKLSFLALAALK
- the gldJ gene encoding gliding motility lipoprotein GldJ — its product is MSTKLRLILGVLSCVFLLTSCPSGLKNGNPNSLKVGKKSTVTGLAYNNKKGGFQVNKSYKGPIVGPNLVFIEGGRVTLGGGEEDVMKRNDNRQRTVTIQSFYMDETEISNLHYLEYLDAIKRDSTLNAYTAALPDTTVWLDELAFNDPYVTHYFRHPGFRMYPVVGVTWKQANDYAAWRTAVVNKNVAFPKGKPRNRKNPIANMESGLILPEYRLPTEAEWEYAAKAMIGTQQEDENQENQRIYPWDGPSMRQPFGRTRGQMLANYKRGRGDYSGLAGRSNDGAMITAEVYSYPANDFGLYNMAGNVNEWTMDTYRPLTLDDANDLNPARRSEAQDPAKLYDKGNSLINDNAKVYKGGSWADGPYWLSPGTRRYLDKNESSSTIGFRCAMFAPGKPTKR